Part of the Paenibacillus guangzhouensis genome is shown below.
ATGTACTCATCCGGTTTGATCCCTTCATATCGCGTGAATGCGCGTTTGAAGGAGTACACATTCTCGTAGCCGACACGCAGCGCGATCGCATCAATGCCGCATTTCCGCTCCCGCAGCAGCTCTTTGGCCATCTCCATCCGCAGGCGGCACAGATAATCATAGAAATTGATCCCGGAGACCTCTTTGAAAATTTTCGAGACGTTTGAGCTCGACATGTTGTACATCTCCGCTAGTTTCTTCAGTGAGACATCGGCACTCGTGTAGTTGTCATTGACGTACTGCAGCAATTTGCTGCCTACCTCCATTGTGGACGAGGTGTTCGAGTACCGGTTCCGCTCGCAGATCAACGTACCCACCTCATAGACATAGCTCCACATCGCAGCGGTATGTCCCGCACTCACCATACTCATGAATTGCTTGGCATAGATGTTTGTATCGAGATTAACCTCGTGCAGCACACGGAGCATTGTCTCCATTAAGAGCGAGACGAGCCGAACGGTACTGCCTTCCGACAGCTGCCGTCTTGCATTCTCGCTGCTGATCTCTTGCAGGATGTGCATCGACGTATCCAAATTCCCAACCTTCAAGTTATTGATCAGCTGCACTTCCCAATCGGTTGGATAGTAATAGTCGACCTCATGTGGGACCGCCTCTTCTGGCATCGTGCGAATGTGACCACGGGAGAAGAGTAGATACTGCAATTGCTCAAGTGCGGCGTAATAAGATTTACTGATCCCGACGAGGCCTTGCTGCACAGGGCCATGCAGGATGTCGAGATGGTACCCGCTGTTCTGTGCGATCTCTGCCGCAATCTCAGAGGCGACGCGTTCGATCATCCCATCGGTGCCGAAGGGTAACCTCGAAGATACGATCAACGCTTTGTCGGCGTTAGCAATCTCGAAGAGTTCATAGTCCAGCTGCGCCTGATTCATCGCTTTTTCGACGATGAGCATCGTGATCATCTCGATTTTGCGGATCATGGCTAGCTCAGTAACGTTATGAACCGTATGCAAACTGATCAGCATCGTGCAATAAGACATCTCTTCGGTGTAATGAATCCCGAATTTAGCGAGCCCATTGACCTGAGAATCTTCAGGGAAGTATCCCTTGAGCAGGTGAAGGAACATGTTCGATCTGGCAGCGCTTTCAAATGCTGACATCTGTTGTTGAAGCTCTTGATTTTCATGCAGGAGGCGGTCGATCGATTTCTCGATATAGTTGTACT
Proteins encoded:
- a CDS encoding helix-turn-helix transcriptional regulator gives rise to the protein MHKKRFGNRTFRKLFLSYTAILIIPIIIFSSLNVHRNIMEEQQQQYDRHASDARRIADIIDNKLNELKQFGKTLSSKSWVKKLMQNTNVYDQEFDLLKMIEIRKDFDNDVNSIGILSFGMIIFPEKAWVLSSIGTFEADDFFSHVAVLDSNVQQSMQQALKNSNDFSLLPPTDLKLWETKKRVIPVLQSLEVVDRPRAVLVLFIDNAYFSDYMHRFAGSEFKDLSITSPQATIYQQQQPVQEDHSSGGKAYTISQHSKSSTWKYAITYTDNSGVWIHNLFSSLLAILISIAVGTCSAFALTRFTYRPLQALLTKLSEAVRYDDVKHGTGSGSEYNYIEKSIDRLLHENQELQQQMSAFESAARSNMFLHLLKGYFPEDSQVNGLAKFGIHYTEEMSYCTMLISLHTVHNVTELAMIRKIEMITMLIVEKAMNQAQLDYELFEIANADKALIVSSRLPFGTDGMIERVASEIAAEIAQNSGYHLDILHGPVQQGLVGISKSYYAALEQLQYLLFSRGHIRTMPEEAVPHEVDYYYPTDWEVQLINNLKVGNLDTSMHILQEISSENARRQLSEGSTVRLVSLLMETMLRVLHEVNLDTNIYAKQFMSMVSAGHTAAMWSYVYEVGTLICERNRYSNTSSTMEVGSKLLQYVNDNYTSADVSLKKLAEMYNMSSSNVSKIFKEVSGINFYDYLCRLRMEMAKELLRERKCGIDAIALRVGYENVYSFKRAFTRYEGIKPDEYMQMAI